In Sporichthya polymorpha DSM 43042, a genomic segment contains:
- a CDS encoding DedA family protein, whose amino-acid sequence MNSHAPGPTLPWEGKAQPADKILVTAIMISGLYGLATMPLIPWMIQNHPVALAAIRGGMTAIVNLGALARVDEVSLWVAVLVGLPATVLFDWAYWWAGQRWGERSLHMILGESRKTEMRLAKVKRLTVRFGAIAVLTAYYSPLPTVLIYAAAGWAGMRLTTFLVLDVLGALLWTSVLAGLGYWVGQSAVDAVEAFADYTLYLTIALVVLIVIRQIWNTRKQLRAASQQPVESVEPDAAPVE is encoded by the coding sequence ATGAACTCGCACGCGCCGGGCCCGACGTTGCCCTGGGAGGGCAAGGCCCAGCCCGCCGACAAGATTCTCGTCACCGCGATCATGATCAGCGGGCTCTACGGGCTCGCGACGATGCCGCTGATCCCGTGGATGATCCAGAACCATCCGGTCGCCCTCGCGGCGATCCGCGGCGGGATGACCGCGATCGTCAACCTCGGGGCGCTCGCCCGGGTCGACGAGGTCAGCCTCTGGGTCGCCGTGCTCGTCGGCCTCCCCGCGACCGTTCTGTTCGACTGGGCGTACTGGTGGGCCGGTCAGCGGTGGGGCGAGCGCAGCCTGCACATGATCCTCGGCGAGTCCCGCAAGACCGAGATGCGGCTGGCGAAGGTCAAGCGCCTGACGGTCCGCTTCGGCGCGATCGCCGTTCTCACCGCGTACTACTCGCCGCTGCCCACCGTGCTGATCTACGCCGCCGCCGGCTGGGCCGGGATGCGGCTGACGACGTTCCTGGTCCTCGACGTCCTCGGTGCGCTGCTGTGGACGAGCGTCCTGGCCGGTCTCGGCTACTGGGTCGGGCAGTCCGCGGTCGACGCCGTCGAGGCGTTCGCGGACTACACGCTCTACCTGACGATCGCGCTGGTCGTCCTCATCGTGATCCGGCAGATCTGGAACACCCGCAAGCAGTTGCGGGCCGCCTCCCAGCAGCCGGTGGAGTCGGTCGAGCCGGACGCCGCCCCGGTCGAGTAG
- a CDS encoding flagellin — protein sequence MTIGRITQRSIATTTLAGLQNNLTRLSGIQQQLSSGKLISKPSDSPTGTVSAMQMRAEIRDNTQWSRNADDGLGWLGTIDQSLTSSLSSVRRARDLTLTGLNSGAASANSGEALAAEIDQLRQGLIGLANTRYLDRPVFGGTTGGVQAYDASGTYVGPAASPPILRTVGANATVRVDQTGPEVFGPAGADLFTVLDDISTALRAGDHAALNTGLGDLDSAMKRIAGKVAEVGAAYNRVEQMRTAADDRILTLKASLSDVEDVDLPATLVELSLAQVAQQAALAATERVVTPSLVDFLR from the coding sequence ATGACCATCGGACGCATCACCCAGCGCTCGATCGCTACGACCACGTTGGCGGGGTTGCAGAACAACCTGACCCGGCTCAGCGGCATCCAGCAGCAGCTCTCGAGCGGCAAGCTGATCTCGAAGCCGTCGGACTCCCCGACCGGCACGGTCTCCGCGATGCAGATGCGCGCCGAGATCCGCGACAACACGCAGTGGTCGCGCAACGCCGACGACGGCCTCGGCTGGCTCGGCACCATCGACCAGAGCCTGACGAGTTCGCTGTCGTCCGTCCGGCGCGCGCGCGACCTCACGCTGACCGGCCTGAACTCCGGCGCGGCCTCGGCCAACTCGGGCGAGGCGCTGGCCGCGGAGATCGACCAGCTCCGGCAGGGCCTGATCGGCCTGGCGAACACGCGCTACCTCGACCGCCCCGTTTTCGGCGGGACGACGGGTGGGGTGCAGGCGTACGACGCGTCCGGCACCTACGTCGGTCCGGCGGCCTCCCCGCCGATCCTGCGGACGGTCGGGGCCAACGCGACGGTGCGTGTCGACCAGACCGGTCCGGAGGTGTTCGGGCCCGCGGGGGCGGACCTGTTCACCGTCCTCGACGACATCTCGACCGCCCTCCGCGCCGGCGACCACGCCGCGCTGAACACCGGTCTCGGTGACCTCGACTCGGCGATGAAGCGGATCGCCGGCAAGGTCGCGGAGGTCGGCGCCGCCTACAACCGCGTGGAGCAGATGCGTACCGCCGCCGACGACCGGATCCTGACGTTGAAGGCCTCGCTGTCGGACGTCGAGGACGTCGACCTGCCGGCCACGCTCGTCGAGCTCTCGCTGGCGCAGGTCGCGCAGCAGGCGGCGCTGGCCGCCACCGAACGGGTCGTCACCCCTTCGCTCGTGGACTTCCTCCGATGA
- the flgK gene encoding flagellar hook-associated protein FlgK: MTSFSGLSTALTGLQAARRGLDVTGQNIANANTDGYTRQRVVQQSVGAPEVPALWATYDGGGGGVRVTDIARLSDDFLTARARSESGTLSQLTARQATMAGVESVLGEPGDTGIASQLSDLWAAWHDVANRPGDLAARAQLLARTTTAADGFRAAHLKLDTQWSAGREQLAVAVDQVNITAANVAELNQAILRSTQAGIPVNELRDQRDQLINSLAQATGAVARAGENGTIDVYLGGIALVRGDRAETLAVSGATSMTDLRSGPSPAPSVTWTSIGTPAVLGGSIGGQVEALGVTIPKYADDLDAVAFALRDTVNAAHAAGYDLDGNAGVAMFSATATAKDIANLVTDPRMVAASAQAPNPDPSLDGSNASVLAEIGRGASSPDDVYRRLVVDVGAAAQAANRRQSIQASVSTQAAAALESAVGVNVDEEMVGLLSYQRAYEAAARVITAIDEALDVLINRTGLVGR; encoded by the coding sequence GTGACCAGCTTCTCGGGCCTGTCCACCGCGCTCACCGGCCTGCAGGCCGCGCGGCGCGGTCTGGACGTCACGGGCCAGAACATCGCCAATGCCAACACCGACGGTTACACCCGGCAGCGGGTCGTGCAGCAGTCGGTCGGGGCGCCGGAGGTGCCGGCGCTGTGGGCGACCTACGACGGCGGCGGGGGCGGCGTCCGCGTCACGGACATCGCGCGCCTCTCGGACGACTTCCTCACCGCGCGCGCCCGGAGCGAGTCCGGGACGCTCTCTCAGCTGACGGCGCGTCAGGCCACGATGGCCGGCGTCGAGTCGGTGCTGGGGGAGCCCGGCGACACCGGCATCGCCTCGCAGCTCTCGGACCTGTGGGCCGCGTGGCACGACGTCGCGAACCGGCCCGGCGACCTCGCCGCGCGTGCTCAGCTCCTCGCGCGCACCACGACGGCGGCCGACGGTTTCCGCGCCGCGCACCTCAAGCTCGACACCCAGTGGTCGGCGGGGCGCGAGCAGCTCGCGGTCGCCGTCGACCAGGTGAACATCACGGCGGCGAACGTCGCCGAGCTGAACCAGGCGATCCTGCGCAGCACGCAGGCCGGCATCCCGGTCAACGAGCTGCGCGACCAGCGGGACCAGCTGATCAACTCCCTCGCGCAGGCGACCGGGGCGGTCGCGCGGGCGGGCGAGAACGGCACGATCGACGTCTACCTCGGCGGGATCGCGCTCGTCCGCGGCGACCGGGCGGAGACGCTGGCGGTCAGTGGGGCGACGTCGATGACCGACCTGCGTTCCGGCCCAAGCCCGGCACCGTCGGTCACGTGGACGTCGATCGGTACGCCGGCCGTGCTCGGGGGCAGCATCGGCGGGCAGGTCGAGGCGCTCGGTGTCACGATCCCGAAGTACGCCGACGACCTCGACGCGGTCGCGTTCGCGCTGCGGGACACCGTCAACGCCGCGCACGCCGCGGGTTACGACCTCGACGGCAACGCCGGCGTCGCGATGTTCTCCGCGACGGCGACCGCGAAGGACATCGCGAACCTGGTGACGGACCCGCGGATGGTCGCGGCCTCCGCGCAGGCGCCGAACCCGGATCCCTCGCTCGACGGCAGCAACGCGTCCGTGCTCGCCGAGATCGGTCGCGGTGCGAGCTCACCTGACGACGTCTACCGCCGATTGGTGGTCGACGTCGGAGCGGCGGCGCAGGCGGCGAACCGCCGGCAGTCGATCCAGGCGTCGGTCTCCACGCAGGCGGCAGCCGCGCTGGAGTCCGCGGTCGGGGTGAACGTCGACGAGGAGATGGTGGGCCTGCTCAGCTATCAGCGCGCGTACGAGGCGGCCGCGCGCGTCATCACAGCGATCGACGAGGCGCTCGACGTCCTGATCAACCGCACCGGCTTGGTGGGGAGGTAA
- the flgN gene encoding flagellar export chaperone FlgN — translation MGLAEVSTILWRERELLELLLFKLEEEQLVLTSGRSRWLARATKEVEIVLAEIRRTELARATAVDEAAEALGLAPNPSLAALADACAEPWAGILRDHRTSFHALTAEITALANSNRDLITAGKQATEETIRMLMALNSKGDDVPTYSPSGAASASVPRARLINEAL, via the coding sequence ATGGGTCTCGCCGAGGTCTCCACGATTCTCTGGCGCGAGCGCGAGCTTCTGGAGCTCTTGCTGTTCAAGCTCGAGGAGGAGCAGCTCGTCCTCACATCAGGCCGCTCACGCTGGCTGGCGCGTGCGACGAAGGAGGTCGAGATCGTGCTCGCGGAGATCCGCCGCACGGAACTCGCCCGGGCCACCGCCGTCGACGAGGCCGCCGAGGCGCTCGGCCTGGCGCCGAACCCGAGCCTGGCCGCCCTCGCCGACGCCTGCGCGGAGCCGTGGGCCGGCATCCTGCGGGACCACCGCACGTCCTTCCACGCCCTGACCGCCGAGATCACCGCGCTCGCCAACAGCAACCGCGACCTGATCACCGCCGGCAAGCAGGCGACGGAGGAGACCATCCGGATGCTGATGGCCCTGAACTCCAAGGGCGACGACGTCCCGACCTACTCCCCGAGCGGCGCGGCCAGTGCCTCGGTTCCCCGGGCCCGGCTGATCAACGAGGCCCTGTGA
- the fliS gene encoding flagellar export chaperone FliS: MSSGLTTANALGLNGGGRIAAQRARFLDDAVATASPTRLVTMLYDRLLLDLTRGADAQSVGDRAAANTHLLHAQEIVLELAGSLRPELWEGGPALAALYTFLHSELVRANVSGDPARTAAVRTLVEPLAEAWRAAALEVSAAAASVDRVG, translated from the coding sequence ATGAGCAGCGGCCTGACCACGGCGAACGCCCTGGGCCTCAACGGCGGAGGGAGGATCGCCGCCCAGCGGGCGCGGTTCCTCGACGACGCCGTCGCCACCGCCTCGCCCACGCGGCTCGTCACGATGCTCTACGACCGCCTGCTGCTCGACCTGACCCGCGGCGCGGACGCGCAGTCGGTCGGGGACCGGGCCGCCGCGAACACCCACCTGCTGCACGCCCAGGAGATCGTCCTGGAGCTGGCCGGCAGCCTGCGGCCCGAGCTGTGGGAGGGCGGGCCGGCCCTGGCCGCGCTCTACACGTTCCTGCACTCGGAGCTGGTCCGGGCGAACGTCTCCGGCGACCCCGCGCGCACCGCGGCCGTCCGCACGCTGGTCGAGCCGCTCGCGGAAGCGTGGCGCGCCGCCGCGCTGGAAGTTTCGGCCGCGGCGGCTTCGGTCGACCGCGTGGGGTAG
- a CDS encoding aromatic ring-hydroxylating oxygenase subunit alpha: MTAPTERPAQRPRRSLFDQPRPDRSNGPSYQDLLDADTHEVPAFLRAEGESDFGVADIAARYYLDRDIAVLEKERIWKTVWQFACRETAVANPGDTVVYDIADLSILLVRGEDGVLRGFYNACLHRGRQLRHEDGPAGELACQFHGFCWDLDGGLKRVPARWDFPQVTDEGFALPQVRVDTWGGFVFVCLSEDQVPLRDYLGRLTELDHWDLEGRYVEAHVEKLLPCNWKVAQEAFMESFHVVTTHPQLLRGIGDANSQYDAWGWISRAITPRGTPSPHLTYEPTEQQIFDAMMGLGIDDPRILELPDDATARTVIAAATRKRMLDSLGDKAETLSDSECVDTFFYTAFPNFHPWGSYNRTCYRFRPNGFDPETCFMEVLVLSPFLGERPPDAPVRRLGLEDSFLDAIELGPLARVFFQDEYNVGFVQKGLHTLVEHKPGVSFGAYQETKIRHFYALYRELMDL; this comes from the coding sequence ATGACCGCACCCACCGAGCGACCTGCCCAGCGCCCGCGCCGCAGCCTGTTCGACCAGCCCCGACCGGACCGTTCCAACGGCCCGAGCTACCAGGACCTGCTCGACGCGGACACCCACGAGGTGCCGGCGTTCCTGCGCGCGGAGGGCGAGTCGGACTTCGGCGTCGCCGACATCGCGGCCCGCTACTACCTGGACCGCGACATCGCCGTCCTGGAGAAGGAGCGGATCTGGAAGACCGTCTGGCAGTTCGCGTGCCGCGAGACCGCGGTCGCGAACCCGGGCGACACGGTCGTCTACGACATCGCGGACCTCTCGATCCTGCTGGTGCGCGGCGAGGACGGCGTCCTGCGTGGGTTCTACAACGCGTGCCTGCACCGCGGCCGTCAACTGCGGCACGAGGACGGGCCGGCCGGCGAGCTCGCGTGCCAGTTCCACGGCTTCTGCTGGGACCTGGACGGCGGCCTCAAGCGCGTGCCGGCGCGCTGGGACTTCCCGCAGGTGACCGACGAGGGCTTCGCGCTGCCGCAGGTCCGCGTGGACACCTGGGGCGGGTTCGTCTTCGTCTGCCTGAGCGAGGACCAGGTCCCGCTGCGGGACTACCTCGGCCGCCTCACCGAGCTCGACCACTGGGACCTCGAGGGACGGTACGTCGAGGCGCACGTCGAGAAGCTGCTCCCCTGCAACTGGAAGGTCGCGCAGGAGGCCTTCATGGAGAGCTTCCACGTCGTCACCACCCACCCGCAGCTGCTGCGCGGCATCGGCGACGCGAACTCCCAGTACGACGCGTGGGGCTGGATCAGCCGCGCGATCACGCCCCGCGGGACCCCGTCACCGCATCTGACGTACGAGCCGACCGAGCAGCAGATCTTCGACGCGATGATGGGTCTCGGCATCGACGACCCGCGCATCCTCGAGCTGCCGGACGACGCCACCGCCCGCACGGTCATCGCGGCCGCGACGCGCAAGCGGATGCTCGACTCCCTCGGCGACAAGGCCGAGACGCTGTCGGACTCCGAGTGCGTCGACACGTTCTTCTACACGGCGTTCCCGAACTTCCACCCGTGGGGCAGCTACAACCGGACCTGCTACCGGTTCCGCCCCAACGGCTTCGACCCCGAGACCTGCTTCATGGAGGTCCTCGTCCTCTCGCCGTTCCTCGGCGAGCGCCCCCCGGACGCGCCCGTCCGCCGCCTCGGCCTCGAGGACTCGTTCCTCGACGCGATCGAGCTCGGTCCCCTCGCCCGCGTCTTCTTCCAGGACGAGTACAACGTCGGCTTCGTCCAGAAGGGCCTCCACACCCTGGTGGAGCACAAGCCCGGCGTCTCCTTCGGCGCCTACCAGGAGACGAAGATCCGCCACTTCTACGCCCTCTACCGCGAGCTCATGGACCTCTGA
- a CDS encoding sigma-70 family RNA polymerase sigma factor yields the protein MVRENLPLVGYLVSEVLAKVPAHVSRAELTSAGLAALAFAVRAYDEDRGVPFPRFASIRIRGALIDELRNTDWASRSVRAKARRQEAVVAQLTTELGRTPTDVELATALGVEVSEIADGRHDVHRAVVLSLDGFADPESVETLAPSSEAGPEDQLLAHERIGYLHDAVLTLPERLRIVVTQYYFEERPMAETAAQLGVTESRVSQMRAEALTLLRGGLNAALTEERPAPTAASTGRAAKRHEAYYAAVAARSDYRSRLSARPVDTRPRTGEQKTA from the coding sequence ATGGTCCGCGAGAACCTTCCGCTGGTCGGCTACCTGGTCTCGGAAGTTCTCGCGAAGGTTCCCGCGCACGTGTCGCGCGCGGAGCTGACCTCAGCCGGTCTCGCCGCCCTGGCGTTCGCCGTCCGCGCCTACGACGAGGACCGCGGCGTGCCGTTTCCGCGGTTCGCGAGCATCCGCATCCGCGGCGCCCTCATCGACGAGCTGCGCAACACCGACTGGGCGTCCCGGTCGGTCCGCGCGAAGGCTCGCCGGCAGGAGGCGGTCGTCGCGCAGCTGACGACGGAGCTCGGCCGCACGCCCACCGACGTCGAGCTGGCGACCGCCCTGGGCGTCGAGGTGTCGGAGATCGCCGACGGCCGGCACGACGTCCACCGCGCCGTGGTTCTCTCCCTCGACGGCTTCGCCGACCCGGAGTCCGTGGAGACCCTCGCGCCCTCCTCCGAGGCCGGCCCCGAGGACCAGCTGCTCGCGCACGAGCGCATCGGCTACCTGCACGACGCGGTGCTGACGCTGCCGGAGCGGCTGCGCATCGTGGTCACGCAGTACTACTTCGAGGAGCGCCCGATGGCGGAGACCGCCGCCCAGCTGGGCGTGACGGAGTCCCGCGTCTCGCAGATGCGCGCCGAGGCTCTGACTCTCCTGCGCGGCGGCCTCAACGCCGCCCTGACCGAGGAGCGGCCGGCGCCGACCGCCGCGTCCACCGGACGCGCGGCCAAGCGGCACGAGGCGTACTACGCCGCCGTCGCGGCCCGCAGTGACTACCGCTCGCGCCTGTCCGCGCGTCCGGTCGACACCCGTCCGCGGACGGGCGAGCAGAAGACCGCCTGA
- the fliD gene encoding flagellar filament capping protein FliD, with protein MAGMSVDGLISGLDTTSLINQLVQAEAAPQTSLKNKVSEAQAAVSAYQSINTRYAALATAAEAIADADTWTTPVTSSSSGSVKASSTATAALGRLDFDVTSVARSHSLATGTFSDINDIVPTWPVVLTGDKGGMAFAITATDNSVSGLINAINSATGVNGASLDLQATVVQVAPGTYRIQVSAKDTGEASQFTLDGLGATSVVRTGTDAEIDLGGGLTVKSSTNTFTDVLPGTTFTVSKEETGVSVSTAVTAASIADKVAAMVNAANAALAEAAKQSAYDTASKKGAPLVGEATIRTLQSQTLGAVDVVSGAGSPGTAGIGLDRNGRLTFDRARFVELMGEDPARAQALAAGVGASLAAVAKGATDSTSGSVTLAIQGRDAAIKDLGTRIENWDTRLSARKAALVRQFSAMETALSSLRNQSSWLSGQLSSLPTWGSS; from the coding sequence ATGGCCGGTATGTCGGTCGACGGACTGATCAGCGGGCTGGACACCACCTCGTTGATCAACCAGCTCGTCCAGGCCGAGGCGGCGCCGCAGACGTCGCTGAAGAACAAGGTCAGCGAGGCCCAGGCCGCCGTGTCGGCCTACCAGAGCATCAACACCCGCTACGCCGCGCTCGCGACGGCCGCCGAGGCGATCGCCGACGCCGACACCTGGACCACGCCGGTGACGTCGTCCTCGTCCGGGTCGGTCAAGGCGAGCAGCACCGCCACCGCGGCCCTCGGCCGGCTCGACTTCGACGTCACCTCCGTGGCGCGGTCGCACTCGCTGGCGACGGGGACGTTCTCCGACATCAACGACATCGTGCCGACCTGGCCGGTCGTGCTCACCGGGGACAAGGGCGGGATGGCGTTCGCGATCACCGCGACGGACAACTCGGTCTCCGGCCTGATCAACGCGATCAACAGCGCGACCGGCGTCAACGGCGCCTCGCTCGACCTGCAGGCCACCGTCGTCCAGGTCGCCCCCGGCACGTACCGGATCCAGGTCAGCGCGAAGGACACCGGCGAGGCGAGCCAGTTCACGCTCGACGGCCTCGGCGCCACCAGCGTCGTCCGCACCGGCACCGACGCCGAGATCGACCTCGGCGGCGGCCTGACCGTGAAGTCGTCCACCAACACGTTCACCGACGTCCTCCCCGGCACCACGTTCACCGTGAGCAAGGAGGAGACGGGGGTGTCGGTGTCCACGGCGGTGACGGCGGCGTCGATCGCGGACAAGGTCGCCGCGATGGTCAACGCCGCCAACGCCGCGCTGGCCGAGGCCGCGAAGCAGTCGGCCTACGACACCGCGAGCAAGAAGGGTGCGCCGCTGGTCGGCGAGGCCACGATCCGGACGCTGCAGTCGCAGACGCTCGGGGCGGTGGACGTCGTCTCCGGCGCCGGCTCCCCCGGCACCGCGGGCATCGGGCTCGATCGCAACGGCCGCCTGACCTTCGACCGCGCGCGCTTCGTCGAGCTGATGGGGGAGGACCCTGCGCGGGCCCAGGCCCTCGCCGCCGGCGTCGGCGCCTCGCTCGCCGCGGTCGCGAAGGGTGCGACGGACTCGACGTCCGGCTCGGTCACCCTCGCCATCCAGGGCCGGGACGCCGCCATCAAGGACCTCGGGACGCGCATCGAGAACTGGGACACCCGGCTCTCCGCCCGCAAGGCCGCCCTGGTGCGGCAGTTCAGCGCGATGGAGACGGCGCTCTCGTCGCTGCGGAACCAGTCGTCCTGGCTCTCCGGCCAGCTCTCGTCCCTGCCGACGTGGGGCTCGTCGTGA
- a CDS encoding enoyl-CoA hydratase/isomerase family protein, translating into MSDAKAAAKDEGPTILLERDEDGVATLTLNRPARKNGIHRGMVDAAITALDEVASDHRNRVLVVTGAGNAFCSGMDLVEPMAPDELTFMRRVGILCRNLHELPIPTIAKVRGPAIGFGANFALCCDLVLAADESTFGELFAARGLGLDGGGSWSLPRLVGPQKAKEIAFFAQSLTGSQAAAIGLINKSVPGDSLDGLVAEWASTLAAGPRRALSMIKSQINTALETSFSAALEKEAVAQAQAARASEVKEGVQAFFEKRKPDFRAAD; encoded by the coding sequence ATGAGTGACGCGAAGGCTGCCGCCAAAGACGAGGGCCCGACGATCCTGCTCGAGCGGGACGAGGACGGGGTCGCGACGCTGACCCTGAACCGGCCCGCCCGGAAGAACGGGATCCACCGCGGGATGGTGGACGCCGCGATCACGGCGCTCGACGAGGTCGCGTCCGACCACCGGAACCGGGTGCTCGTCGTGACCGGGGCCGGGAACGCGTTCTGCTCCGGCATGGACCTCGTCGAGCCGATGGCGCCCGACGAGCTGACGTTCATGCGCCGGGTCGGGATCCTCTGCCGGAACCTGCACGAGCTCCCGATCCCGACGATCGCGAAGGTCCGCGGCCCGGCGATCGGGTTCGGGGCGAACTTCGCGCTGTGCTGCGACCTCGTCCTCGCCGCCGACGAATCGACCTTCGGCGAGCTCTTCGCCGCCCGGGGCCTCGGCCTCGACGGCGGTGGCTCGTGGTCGCTGCCCCGGCTCGTCGGGCCGCAGAAGGCGAAGGAGATCGCGTTCTTCGCCCAAAGCCTGACGGGCAGTCAGGCCGCGGCCATCGGGCTGATCAACAAGTCGGTGCCGGGGGACTCTCTCGACGGCCTCGTCGCGGAGTGGGCCTCGACCCTCGCCGCCGGCCCCCGTCGCGCGCTGTCGATGATCAAGTCGCAGATCAACACCGCGCTGGAGACCAGCTTCTCCGCCGCCCTGGAGAAGGAGGCGGTCGCGCAGGCCCAGGCCGCCCGCGCCTCCGAGGTGAAGGAAGGCGTTCAGGCCTTCTTCGAGAAGCGCAAGCCGGACTTCCGCGCCGCCGACTGA
- a CDS encoding flagellar assembly protein FliW, whose product MTAAVEMLSEAQTGTEAEAVPALEFVGPIAGFPGHRSFVLTEIDPASIVCALQSLEDREVRFLVMPPGPVFPDYAPEISDDWAETLGLTRAEDALVLVIVNAGASIADATANLMAPIIVNTVTLRAAQVVLSDPELPLRAALSAA is encoded by the coding sequence ATGACCGCGGCGGTGGAGATGCTTTCCGAAGCTCAGACCGGCACCGAGGCCGAGGCTGTGCCGGCGCTGGAGTTCGTCGGTCCGATCGCGGGATTCCCGGGGCACCGGAGCTTCGTGCTCACCGAGATCGACCCCGCGTCGATCGTGTGTGCGCTGCAGTCGCTGGAGGACCGCGAGGTGCGGTTCCTGGTCATGCCGCCCGGTCCGGTGTTCCCCGACTATGCCCCGGAGATCAGTGACGACTGGGCCGAGACGCTCGGCCTGACCCGGGCCGAGGACGCGCTCGTGCTCGTCATCGTGAACGCCGGGGCGTCGATCGCCGACGCGACGGCGAACCTGATGGCGCCGATCATCGTCAACACGGTGACCCTGCGCGCGGCGCAGGTCGTGCTCAGTGACCCGGAACTGCCGCTAAGGGCCGCGTTGTCCGCCGCTTGA
- a CDS encoding flagellin — MGLRINQNISAMNAYRNLSVTSGQMEKSLERLSSGFRINRAADDAAGLSISEGLRSQIGGLKVAVRNSQDAISVVQTAEGALTETTSILQRMRDLSVQAANGGSQDAKAQAAAQTEFAQLQGELDRIAKTTSFGGQKLLDVGVNGSTGYSGNFQVGANNTADDRIDVALTAAAFGTAVSASAATAATVTGGQAVPATYTGGTLTLSVDGGASFNVTVANDATAATVVTAINTAYQTATGSSGNIASQAASVITLTSETTGSSSSINVLAASTDSLTTALGLAETSTAGAAAVLGTATGFDSAGLGVNSASLSSTANARSAIDVVDNAIKNVSTARAQLGAYQNRFEHTINNLNVAVENLSASESRIRDTDMASEMVNFTRSQILSQAGTAMLAQANSAPQGVLQLLRG; from the coding sequence ATGGGACTCCGCATCAACCAGAACATCTCGGCGATGAACGCCTACCGCAACCTGTCGGTGACCTCGGGTCAGATGGAGAAGTCGCTCGAGCGTCTCTCCAGCGGTTTCCGCATCAACCGCGCCGCGGACGACGCGGCCGGCCTGTCCATCTCCGAGGGCCTGCGCTCGCAGATCGGTGGCCTCAAGGTCGCCGTCCGCAACAGCCAGGACGCCATCTCGGTCGTCCAGACCGCGGAAGGTGCGCTGACCGAGACCACCTCGATCCTGCAGCGCATGCGTGACCTCTCCGTCCAGGCCGCCAACGGCGGCAGCCAGGACGCGAAGGCCCAGGCCGCGGCCCAGACCGAGTTCGCCCAGCTCCAGGGCGAGCTGGACCGCATCGCCAAGACCACCTCGTTCGGCGGCCAGAAGCTGCTCGACGTGGGCGTCAACGGCTCCACCGGGTACAGCGGCAACTTCCAGGTCGGCGCCAACAACACCGCTGACGACCGCATCGACGTCGCCCTCACCGCGGCGGCGTTCGGCACGGCCGTCTCGGCGTCCGCCGCGACGGCGGCCACGGTCACCGGCGGCCAGGCCGTGCCGGCCACCTACACCGGCGGCACCCTGACGTTGTCGGTCGACGGCGGGGCGTCGTTCAACGTCACCGTCGCCAACGACGCCACCGCCGCGACGGTGGTCACCGCCATCAACACGGCGTACCAGACCGCGACCGGCTCCTCCGGGAACATCGCGAGCCAGGCGGCCAGCGTGATCACGCTGACCTCGGAGACCACCGGCTCGTCGTCCAGCATCAACGTGCTGGCGGCGTCGACGGACTCGCTCACCACCGCGCTCGGCCTGGCCGAGACCTCCACGGCGGGCGCCGCCGCGGTGCTCGGCACCGCGACCGGGTTCGACAGCGCCGGCCTCGGGGTGAACTCGGCGTCGCTGAGCAGCACCGCGAACGCGCGGTCGGCGATCGACGTCGTCGACAACGCGATCAAGAACGTGTCGACCGCTCGGGCGCAGCTCGGTGCGTACCAGAACCGGTTCGAGCACACGATCAACAACCTCAACGTCGCGGTGGAGAACCTGTCCGCGTCGGAGAGCCGGATCCGCGACACCGACATGGCGTCGGAGATGGTCAACTTCACCCGGAGCCAGATCCTCTCCCAGGCCGGCACCGCGATGCTGGCGCAGGCGAACTCGGCGCCGCAGGGCGTGCTGCAGCTGCTCCGCGGCTGA